From Deinococcus humi, the proteins below share one genomic window:
- a CDS encoding Asp23/Gls24 family envelope stress response protein encodes MTGTIQISEAALASLIGLTAHEIPGVVGMAPANLKEGISRVLGRANVSDGVVIGKEKDGGTYTADLYIVAAYGVSIPTVARNIVERVEHVVKNLAGIELSATRVHAVGVQRV; translated from the coding sequence GTGACTGGCACCATACAAATTTCCGAGGCGGCGCTCGCCTCCTTAATCGGGCTGACCGCCCATGAGATCCCAGGCGTGGTGGGCATGGCCCCCGCCAACCTGAAGGAAGGCATTTCCCGCGTGCTGGGCCGCGCCAACGTCAGTGACGGCGTGGTGATCGGCAAGGAAAAGGACGGCGGCACCTACACCGCAGACCTGTACATCGTGGCGGCCTACGGCGTCAGCATTCCCACGGTGGCGCGCAATATCGTCGAGCGTGTGGAACACGTCGTCAAGAATTTGGCCGGGATCGAGTTGAGCGCCACCCGCGTGCATGCGGTGGGGGTTCAGCGTGTCTGA